One genomic window of Saccharomyces cerevisiae S288C chromosome XII, complete sequence includes the following:
- the THI7 gene encoding thiamine transporter THI7 (Plasma membrane transporter responsible for the uptake of thiamine; contributes to uptake of 5-aminoimidazole-4-carboxamide-1-beta-D-ribofuranoside (acadesine); member of the major facilitator superfamily of transporters; mutation of human ortholog causes thiamine-responsive megaloblastic anemia), with amino-acid sequence MSFGSKVSRALRFLEIPVKDRASVSFLKNPDLQPIKSANQTWGFWSNFAYWGVMSFSVGTWMSASSALGVGLSYPETIGTFIVGDVLTIIFTLANSCPGYDWKVGFTLAQRFVFGIYGSAFGIIIRILMSIVNYGSNAWVGGLCINMILDSWSHHYLHLPNTLSSKVAMTTKELIGFIIFHVLTAFCYLMKPYHMNYILIWSCVATFFSMLGMVIYLAKQAHGVGELFTSTKSTATGSTKAWAWVYMISYWFGSVSPGSTNQSDYSRFGSSNWAIWAGTICALLIPTTLIPVFGVIGASTCDKLYGEQYWMPMDIFNHWLTTNYSAGARAGAFFCGLSFVLSQMSYTISNCGFASGMDLAGLLPKYVDIKRGALFAACVSWACLPWNFYNSSSTFLTVMSSFGVVMTPIISVMICDNFLIRKRQYSITNAFILKGEYYFTKGVNWRAIVAWVCGMTPGLPGIAWEVNNDYFHNTGIVNFFYGDSFFSFLISFFVYWGLCLLFPFKITVKHDDKDYYGAFTDEEARKKGMVPYSEISEEEIRAYTLGEGYTTGHEYRPEGSDDEIPELVKTSSENTNEFEIVHHKNNEKQSSTASEKAA; translated from the coding sequence ATGAGTTTCGGTAGTAAAGTCTCCAGGGCTTTGagatttttggaaattccTGTCAAAGACAGGGCATCTGTGAGTTTCTTGAAGAACCCGGATTTGCAACCTATTAAGTCGGCTAACCAAACATGGGGGTTCTGGTCTAATTTTGCATATTGGGGTGTTATGTCCTTTTCAGTGGGTACATGGATGAGTGCCTCTTCTGCACTAGGTGTTGGATTAAGTTACCCAGAAACCATTGGTACATTTATCGTCGGTGATGTGTTGACCATTATTTTCACATTGGCAAACTCGTGTCCTGGTTACGACTGGAAGGTCGGTTTCACTTTGGCCCAAAGATTCGTCTTTGGTATTTACGGTTCTGCCTTCGgtatcatcatcagaattTTGATGAGTATTGTCAACTACGGGTCCAACGCTTGGGTGGGAGGTCTTTGTATCAATATGATCTTGGATTCATGGTCTCACCATTATTTGCACCTGCCAAACACCTTATCTTCGAAAGTTGCCATGACCACTAAAGAATTAATTGGTTTTATCATCTTCCACGTCCTTACTGCATTCTGTTACTTAATGAAACCCTACCACATGAACTACATTTTAATTTGGTCGTGTGTTGCTACATTTTTCTCTATGTTGGGTATGGTGATCTATTTAGCTAAACAGGCTCACGGTGTTGGAGAATTGTTTACCTCCACTAAATCCACTGCCACTGGCTCCACCAAAGCTTGGGCTTGGGTTTATATGATCTCGTACTGGTTCGGTTCCGTTTCTCCAGGTTCCACCAACCAAAGTGATTACTCGAGATTTGGTTCCTCCAATTGGGCTATCTGGGCCGGTACCATCTGTGCATTGTTAATTCCAACCACTTTAATCCCAGTTTTTGGTGTTATTGGTGCCTCCACCTGTGACAAACTATACGGTGAACAATATTGGATGCCTATGGATATCTTCAACCATTGGTTGACAACTAACTATTCTGCAGGTGCTCGTGCCGGTGCGTTCTTCTGTGGTCTTTCATTTGTCCTATCTCAAATGTCCTACACCATCTCCAACTGTGGGTTTGCCAGTGGTATGGATTTGGCCGGTTTATTACCCAAGTATGTCGACATCAAGAGGGGTGCCCTTTTTGCCGCATGTGTCTCCTGGGCTTGTTTGCCATGGAACTTCTACaactcttcttctacttTCTTGACTGTCATGAGTTCTTTCGGTGTTGTCATGACTCCTATCATTTCTGTCATGATTTGCGATAACTTCTTGATCAGAAAAAGACAATACTCCATCACTAATGCCTTTATTCTCAAGGGTGAATACTATTTCACTAAGGGTGTTAACTGGAGAGCTATTGTTGCCTGGGTTTGTGGTATGACCCCCGGTCTACCTGGTATTGCTTGGGAAGTCAATAATGACTATTTCCACAACACTGGTATtgtcaatttcttttacgGTGACTCCTTCTTCTCGTTTTTGATCTCCTTTTTCGTCTATTGGGGACTATGCCTCCTCTTCCCATTCAAAATTACTGTCAAACATGATGACAAAGATTATTATGGTGCCTTTACTGACGAAGAAGCAAGAAAGAAGGGCATGGTTCCATACAGTGAAatttctgaagaagaaatccGCGCTTACACATTAGGCGAAGGTTACACTACCGGCCACGAGTACAGACCTGAAGGCTCCGACGATGAAATACCTGAGTTGGTCAAAACTAGCTCTGAAAACACCAATGAGTTTGAAATAGTTCATCAtaagaataatgaaaagCAATCCTCCACCGCCAGTGAAAAAGCTGCTTAG
- the CSC1 gene encoding Csc1p (Calcium permeable gated cation channel; functions as an osmosensitive, calcium-permeable cation channel when expressed in a heterologous system; may be involved in detoxification; similar to Arabidopsis CSC1) has translation MTSYIERLKSAASYLDTVPDEHHDFRKPTAKVVTTQLTIATSLGIFALLSFSILLKKWPRLYASRRYKDDGNLRLPSWNQSSLFGWLTVLYKIRDEQILEYAGLDAYVFLSFFKMCIKLLSIFCFFSVCVISPVRYHFTGKIDDGNDDDDSESSLIHLVKRIVEGSGDGDNHSAPERTNVYLWMYVLFTYFFTFIAIKMAVAETKHVVSTRQAYLGKQNTITDRTIRLSGIPIELRDSEALKTRIEQLKIGTVSSITICREWGPLNKLFHCRKKILKNLELKYSECPRELRTRQPYSENYHLLGNEQSGAVTHGENVPSSNNNDEDTILYSQISLGERPKMKIGYRGIFGKEVDAIEYLEQQLKFIDAEIIEARKQHYSATPTAFVTMDSVANAQMAAQAVLDPRVHYFITRLAPAPHDIKWDHVCLSRKDRLTKVYSTTVFIGLSSLFLVIPVSYLATLLNLKTLSKFWPSVGQLLKDHQWAANIVTGLLPTYLFTLLNFGIPYFYEYLTSYQGLVSYSEEEISLVSKNFFYIFVNLFLVFTLAGTASNYWAYLSDTTKIAYQLATSVKEFSLFYVDLIILQGIGMFPFKLLLVGSLIGFPLVKIKAKTPRQRNELYNPPIFNFGLQLPQPILILIITLIYSVMSTKILTSGLAYFIIGFYVYKYQLIFATDHLPHSTGKVWPLIFRRIIVGLLLFQLTMTGTLAGFEGGWVLSSCLFPLPVVTLCFLYDFEKNYLPLSKYIALSSIREYERDNSTVNSANEEESYAYPYAVSELEGPMLD, from the coding sequence ATGACATCATATATCGAAAGGCTCAAGTCGGCAGCATCGTATCTTGATACAGTTCCAGATGAGCATCATGATTTCAGAAAACCCACCGCCAAGGTTGTAACGACGCAACTGACTATTGCTACTTCACTAGGTATTTTTGCTTTGCTTTCGTTCTCAATTCTACTAAAAAAGTGGCCTAGATTATACGCAAGCAGACGATATAAAGATGACGGGAACCTTCGCTTACCGTCCTGGAATCAGTCAAGTTTATTCGGCTGGTTAACAGTGTTGTATAAGATACGGGACGAACAGATTCTGGAATATGCAGGTTTAGATGCGTATGTGTTTTTgagttttttcaaaatgtgCATCAAATtactttctattttttgtttcttctcTGTGTGCGTTATATCTCCAGTAAGATATCATTTTActggaaaaattgatgacggcaacgatgatgatgacagTGAAAGTTCTTTAATACATCTGGTAAAAAGAATTGTGGAGGGAAGTGGCGATGGTGACAATCATTCAGCTCCCGAACGTACAAATGTGTACCTCTGGATGTATGTTCTCTTCACATATTTCTTCACCTTCATAGCAATTAAAATGGCAGTTGCGGAAACAAAGCACGTCGTAAGTACTAGGCAAGCTTATCTTGGGAAGCAAAATACGATTACTGATAGAACGATAAGGCTCTCAGGCATCCCGATAGAGCTTCGTGATTCGGAAGCCTTAAAGACCAGAATTGAACAATTAAAAATCGGCACCGTTTCATCAATCACTATTTGTCGAGAGTGGGGTCCTTTGAACAAGCTATTTCATTGTCGGAAGAAAATACTCAAAAACCTGGAATTAAAATATTCAGAATGTCCAAGGGAGCTCCGTACTCGACAACCATATTCGGAGAACTATCATTTATTGGGAAACGAGCAATCAGGCGCAGTTACACATGGAGAAAATGTTCCATCaagcaataataatgacgAGGATACTATACTATATTCTCAAATTTCTCTTGGAGAGAGaccaaaaatgaaaattggATATCGTGGTATCTTTGGGAAGGAAGTAGATGCCATAGAGTACCTGGAGCAGCAATTAAAATTTATTGATGCTGAAATTATTGAAGCGAGGAAACAACACTACTCCGCAACACCTACGGCATTCGTTACGATGGATTCTGTTGCTAATGCGCAAATGGCAGCTCAGGCGGTATTAGATCCTAGAGTACATTACTTCATAACCAGATTGGCTCCTGCACCTCACGATATCAAGTGGGATCATGTTTGTCTTTCTAGAAAGGACCGGTTAACAAAAGTTTATTCTACTACCGTATTTATAGGCCTTTCAAGTTTGTTTTTAGTCATTCCTGTATCATACTTAGCCACATTgctaaatttgaaaacacTTTCGAAATTCTGGCCAAGCGTAGGGCAGCTACTAAAAGATCACCAGTGGGCCGCTAACATTGTAACGGGGCTATTACCAACCTATCTCTTCACATTGCTTAACTTTGGAATCCCCTATTTTTACGAGTATTTGACTTCTTATCAAGGATTGGTATCATACAGCGAAGAGGAAATCTCacttgtttcaaaaaatttcttttatatttttgtcAACCTTTTCTTAGTTTTCACATTGGCAGGTACAGCATCTAATTACTGGGCGTACCTCAGCGATACCACCAAAATTGCTTATCAACTTGCTACATCTGTGAAGGAGTTCTCCTTATTCTATGTCGATTTGATTATATTGCAAGGTATTGGTATGTTCCCGTTTAAGTTGTTATTAGTTGGTAGTTTGATCGGCTTTCCTCTAGTGAAAATCAAGGCTAAGACACCTAGGCAACGGAATGAACTTTACAATCCACCGATATTTAACTTTGGACTACAATTACCACAGCCAATTCTGATTTTGATTATAACGTTGATCTACAGTGTAATGAGCACGAAAATTTTGACTTCAGGGCTGGCGTACTTTATTATTGGGTTTTACGTCTATAAATATCAATTGATTTTTGCCACAGATCATTTGCCCCATTCTACAGGAAAAGTATGGCCATTAATTTTTAGAAGAATCATCGTTGGATTGCTATTGTTTCAATTAACAATGACAGGAACACTGGCAGGATTCGAAGGAGGATGGGTTTTGTCATCTTGCCTTTTCCCGCTTCCAGTAGTGACATTATGTTTCCTATATGATTTCGAGAAGAACTATTTGCCGTTGTCAAAATATATCGCATTGAGTTCAATTCGCGAGTACGAAAGAGACAATTCTACGGTGAATTCTGCCAATGAGGAAGAGTCGTATGCATACCCTTACGCTGTGAGTGAATTAGAGGGTCCGATGTTGGATTGA
- the LIP2 gene encoding lipoyl(octanoyl) transferase LIP2 (Lipoyl ligase; involved in the modification of mitochondrial enzymes by the attachment of lipoic acid groups), with translation MSRCIRQSVCTNFNVCRRQCFSTYASALKEMTHPIKPSAQTLRHLQFTQRIPFQKGLEIQETLVRANLDIKDIQSKIERKLIQLDEEYKGTATINDNEKRILDKVMAMKPNPIILTFEFEPTYTGGKRIKKTMTPDQIAAYESFIPETQKDNPRPKFVQVERGGQVTFHGPGQIVIYIILDLKTFQSFPAKCLVSCIEQATIRTLKNTKMCDDTDKPLNLDAMTTKDTGVWVENGKKKVASVGIHVRRSITSHGVAINVNTDLSYMNSFEMCGLKNTLTTSIMEQRPDAVVNVQSVAISFVKEMTKLLGIKTLERMQIDDVNILKKNP, from the coding sequence ATGTCGAGGTGTATTCGCCAGTCCGTATGCACAAACTTCAATGTCTGTAGGCGACAATGCTTTAGCACTTATGCCTCTGCTCTCAAGGAAATGACACATCCTATAAAACCCTCAGCGCAAACGCTCAGACATCTACAATTCACTCAAAGAATaccttttcaaaaaggatTGGAAATACAGGAGACATTAGTTAGGGCAAATTTGGACATCAAAGACATTCAATCGAAGATTGAGAGAAAATTAATACAATTGGATGAAGAATATAAGGGCACTGCAACAATAAATGATAacgaaaaaagaatattagaCAAGGTTATGGCAATGAAACCTAATCCGATAATATTAACGTTTGAGTTTGAGCCAACTTATACAGGTGGGAAGAGGATTAAGAAAACTATGACGCCAGATCAGATAGCGGCTTATGAAAGTTTCATTCCAGAAACGCAAAAGGACAACCCACGACCAAAGTTTGTTCAAGTGGAAAGGGGTGGACAAGTAACATTTCATGGTCCAGGCCAAATTGTTATTTACATTATTTTAGATTTGAAAACATTTCAAAGTTTCCCTGCTAAATGCTTGGTTTCATGCATTGAGCAGGCCACTATCAGAACGTTGAAGAATACCAAGATGTGCGACGACACTGACAAGCCTTTGAACTTAGATGCTATGACTACAAAGGACACTGGAGTTTGGGTTGAAAATGGCAAGAAGAAAGTTGCTAGTGTTGGAATACACGTCAGACGTTCCATAACATCGCACGGGGTAGCAATTAATGTTAATACAGATCTATCGTATATGAATAGTTTTGAAATGTGCggtttgaaaaatacacTGACTACTTCAATTATGGAACAACGACCCGATGCTGTTGTAAATGTGCAAAGTGTAGCAATTAGTTTTGTCAAAGAAATGACAAAGCTGCTAGGAATAAAAACTTTGGAAAGAATGCAAATTGACGACgtcaatattttgaaaaagaatccGTGA
- the FAR10 gene encoding Far10p (Protein involved in recovery from arrest in response to pheromone; acts in a cell cycle arrest recovery pathway independent from Far1p; interacts with Far3p, Far7p, Far8p, Far9p, and Far11p; potential Cdc28p substrate; FAR10 has a paralog, VPS64, that arose from the whole genome duplication) — translation MTGPGPEINKEEHPSSPGKKQITYNSIPKNANLIDGSTNSSKRPIEKYDKRIADPTKSYFPHSISRTPRRKYTYILVLTSLNGTFESKHVVIPFKPDGLKLGRPVANSNSSSSSSLRGGKRVDSHTFSQVRSDNGNFDSRVLSRNHALLSCDPLTGKVYIRDLKSSNGTFINGQRIGSNDVEIKVGDVIDLGTDIDTKIEHRKISATVEELFVQPLLESPIFENEDSDDCHTITEKEEAAAITSHIYGDSNNLELEEVILGSDTEILSGIFINNCIGTSPTLSNIIKTLAMEIPFSKCDNFKLQSMENFLINYTTHLEYTNKLLVEKNDQQLVKLQNGLRRKLSGKYEKIIEQNRNQVKQLERDHMFFKKSFEVKKRRNNEKQKSMEREIEDLKTRLEVERYKNSQMMKKNKQKEQELSTASKKKTTEHDTRGVPGMNPKGTDKFSIKNTLCNHFTLLTFGTISIGIIAIVFKILSPN, via the coding sequence ATGACTGGTCCTGGACCTGAAATAAATAAGGAGGAGCACCCCAGTTCTCCGGGCAAGAAACAGATAACATATAATAGTATACCCAAGAATGCAAATCTAATTGATGGATCTACGAATTCATCGAAGAGGCCAATTGAAAAGTATGACAAGAGAATAGCCGACCCAACAAAAAGCTATTTTCCACATAGCATATCAAGAACACCAAGGAGAAAATATACTTACATTCTAGTCCTCACATCACTAAATGGAACTTTTGAGAGCAAACATGTGGTGATACCATTTAAACCAGATGGTTTGAAATTGGGAAGGCCTGTTGCTAATAGTAATAGCAGCTCCAGTTCATCGCTCAGGGGCGGTAAAAGAGTGGATTCACACACTTTTTCCCAAGTAAGGTCCGATAATGGTAATTTCGATTCAAGAGTACTCTCCAGGAATCATGCATTGTTAAGTTGCGACCCGCTCACGGGTAAGGTATATATACGAGACTTAAAATCCAGTAATGGTACGTTCATTAACGGTCAAAGAATTGGCTCAAATGACGTAGAAATCAAAGTTGGCGATGTGATAGACTTGGGAACAGATATAGATACGAAAATTGAGCATCGAAAAATAAGTGCCACAGTTGAAGAACTATTTGTACAACCTTTATTAGAATCACcgatttttgaaaatgaagatagTGATGATTGCCATACAATTACAGAAAAAGAGGAGGCTGCTGCCATAACAAGTCACATATATGGTGATTCCAACAACCTagaattggaagaagttATCCTGGGCTCTGATACAGAAATACTGAGTggaatttttattaataattGTATTGGTACGAGCCCGACTTTATCtaatatcatcaaaacCCTGGCAATGGAAATTCCATTTTCCAAATGCGATAATTTTAAATTACAGTCGATGGAGAATTTCTTAATTAATTATACGACACATCTAGAATACACGAACAAACTTTtagtggaaaaaaatgatcaGCAACTGGTAAAGCTGCAAAATGGATTAAGAAGGAAACTGTCGGGGAAATACGAAAAGATTATCGAACAAAACAGAAATCAAGTAAAACAGTTGGAAAGGGACCAtatgtttttcaaaaagtcATTTGaagtgaagaaaagaagaaataatgaaaagcaaaaaagcATGGAAAGGGAAATAGAAGACTTGAAAACTAGGTTAGAAGTGGAACGATATAAGAATTCacaaatgatgaagaagaacaaacagaaagaacaagaacTCTCAACTGcatctaaaaaaaagactaCCGAACATGACACTAGAGGCGTCCCGGGCATGAATCCTAAGGGTACTGACAAATTTAGCATCAAGAACACGCTATGTAATCATTTCACACTATTAACATTTGGAACTATTTCCATCGGGATTATAGCTATTGTCTTCAAGATCCTTTCCCCCAACTAG
- the VPS34 gene encoding phosphatidylinositol 3-kinase VPS34 (Phosphatidylinositol (PI) 3-kinase that synthesizes PI-3-phosphate; forms membrane-associated signal transduction complex with Vps15p to regulate protein sorting; activated by the GTP-bound form of Gpa1p; a fraction is localized, with Vps15p, to nuclear pores at nucleus-vacuole junctions and may facilitate transcription elongation for genes positioned at the nuclear periphery) encodes MSLNNITFCVSQDLDVPLKVKIKSLEGHKPLLKPSQKILNPELMLIGSNVFPSSDLIVSLQVFDKERNRNLTLPIYTPYIPFRNSRTWDYWLTLPIRIKQLTFSSHLRIILWEYNGSKQIPFFNLETSIFNLKDCTLKRGFESLKFRYDVIDHCEVVTDNKDQENLNKYFQGEFTRLPWLDEITISKLRKQRENRTWPQGTFVLNLEFPMLELPVVFIEREIMNTQMNIPTLKNNPGLSTDLREPNRNDPQIKISLGDKYHSTLKFYDPDQPNNDPIEEKYRRLERASKNANLDKQVKPDIKKRDYLNKIINYPPGTKLTAHEKGSIWKYRYYLMNNKKALTKLLQSTNLREESERVEVLELMDSWAEIDIDDALELLGSTFKNLSVRSYAVNRLKKASDKELELYLLQLVEAVCFENLSTFSDKSNSEFTIVDAVSSQKLSGDSMLLSTSHANQKLLKSISSESETSGTESLPIVISPLAEFLIRRALVNPRLGSFFYWYLKSESEDKPYLDQILSSFWSRLDKKSRNILNDQVRLINVLRECCETIKRLKDTTAKKMELLVHLLETKVRPLVKVRPIALPLDPDVLICDVCPETSKVFKSSLSPLKITFKTTLNQPYHLMFKVGDDLRQDQLVVQIISLMNELLKNENVDLKLTPYKILATGPQEGAIEFIPNDTLASILSKYHGILGYLKLHYPDENATLGVQGWVLDNFVKSCAGYCVITYILGVGDRHLDNLLVTPDGHFFHADFGYILGQDPKPFPPLMKLPPQIIEAFGGAESSNYDKFRSYCFVAYSILRRNAGLILNLFELMKTSNIPDIRIDPNGAILRVRERFNLNMSEEDATVHFQNLINDSVNALLPIVIDHLHNLAQYWRT; translated from the coding sequence ATGTCACTGAACAACATAACATTCTGTGTCTCACAGGATCTGGATGTTCCCCTGAAAGTGAAAATCAAGTCATTGGAAGGACATAAGCCACTGTTGAAGCCATCTCAAAAAATCCTGAACCCTGAATTAATGCTGATAGGGTCAAATGTATTCCCTTCTAGTGATCTAATTGTATCCTTACAGGTATTTGATAAAGAGAGAAACAGAAATTTAACTCTTCCGATATACACGCCGTATATTCCTTTCAGAAACTCTAGAACCTGGGATTATTGGTTGACTTTGCCCATACGTATCAAACAGCTTACCTTTAGCAGTCATTTACGCATTATTTTGTGGGAATACAATGGATCCAAGCAAATTCCCTTTTTCAATCTAGAAACGAGCATCTTTAACTTAAAAGACTGTACTTTAAAAAGAGGGTTTGAATCCTTAAAATTTCGTTATGATGTGATTGACCACTGTGAAGTGGTCACTGATAACaaagatcaagaaaatttgaataaatattttcagGGTGAATTCACGAGACTCCCTTGGCTTGACGAAATCACTATAAGCAAATTAAGGAAACAACGGGAAAATAGGACTTGGCCTCAGGGCACCTTTGTCTTAAACTTAGAATTTCCAATGTTAGAGCTTCCTGTTGTGTTCATCGAAAGGGAAATTATGAATACTCAAATGAATATTCCaactttgaagaacaaTCCTGGACTAAGCACAGACTTACGAGAACCGAATAGGAATGATCctcaaatcaaaatttctttgggGGACAAATATCACTCCACATTGAAGTTTTACGATCCTGACCAACCAAACAATGATCCAATAGAGGAAAAGTATAGGAGATTGGAAAGAGCATCTAAAAATGCAAACTTGGACAAGCAAGTGAAGCCGGACATTAAAAAGAGGGACTACTTgaataaaatcatcaaCTACCCCCCTGGCACTAAATTAACAGCACATGAAAAGGGTTCAATATGGAAATATAGGTATTATTTGAtgaacaataaaaaagctCTTACAAAGTTATTACAGAGTACAAATTTGAGAGAAGAATCGGAAAGAGTAGAGGTTTTAGAACTAATGGACTCATGGGCAGAAATTGATATAGACGACGCATTAGAACTATTAGGCTCAACTTTTAAAAACCTTTCAGTGAGATCGTACGCCGTAAATAGGCTGAAGAAGGCATCAGACAAGGAGCTGGAATTGTACTTATTACAGTTGGTAGAAGCTGTCTGTTTTGAGAACCTGTCCACTTTTTCCGACAAATCTAACAGTGAATTCACTATTGTGGATGCCGTATCTTCGCAAAAGCTTTCGGGTGATTCTATGTTACTATCTACATCGCATGCCAAccaaaaattattaaagtCCATCTCGAGTGAATCGGAAACTTCCGGGACAGAATCGCTACCAATCGTCATTTCTCCCTTGGCTGAGTTTTTGATTAGGAGAGCACTGGTCAACCCAAGGTTAGGAAGTTTTTTCTATTGGTATTTAAAGTCCGAGTCTGAGGACAAGCCATATTTAGACCAGATTTTAAGTTCCTTTTGGAGTAGACTGGATAAAAAATCTCGGAATATACTGAACGATCAAGTCAGGCTAATAAATGTGCTCAGGGAATGTTGTGAAACAATTAAGAGGCTGAAAGATACTACAGCCAAAAAGATGGAATTACTAGTGCATTTATTGGAGACGAAAGTCAGGCCTCTTGTCAAAGTACGACCAATTGCTTTACCACTAGACCCTGATGTGTTGATATGCGACGTTTGTCCTGAAACTTCGAAGGTATTTAAAAGCTCTTTATCGCCACTAAAAATAACATTCAAAACGACCTTAAACCAACCATATCACTTAATGTTTAAGGTTGGCGATGATTTGAGACAAGATCAACTGGTAGTACAGATCATAAGTTTAATGAATGAgttattaaaaaatgaaaacgtGGACTTGAAATTGACACCatacaaaattttggcAACAGGACCACAAGAAGGTGCCATTGAATTTATCCCTAATGACACATTAGCTAGCATACTAAGCAAATATCACGGTATTCTTGGCTACCTTAAACTCCACTATCCTGATGAGAACGCGACATTAGGCGTACAAGGCTGGGTTTTAGATAATTTTGTCAAATCTTGTGCTGGCTATTGTGTTATTACATACATCTTAGGTGTCGGCGATAGGCATTTAGACAACTTACTAGTCACGCCAGATGGGCACTTTTTTCACGCAGACTTTGGTTATATCTTGGGTCAGGACCCCAAACCTTTTCCGCCATTAATGAAATTGCCCCCTCAAATTATAGAGGCGTTTGGGGGTGCAGAATCATCAAATTATGATAAATTTCGCAGCTACTGTTTTGTGGCATATTCGATTTTAAGAAGGAATGCAGGCTTAATCTTAAACCTGTTTGAATTAATGAAGACTTCGAACATACCTGATATCAGAATAGATCCCAATGGTGCTATATTACGTGTAAGAGAGAGATTTAATTTGAATATGTCCGAAGAAGATGCCACAGTGCATTTTCAGAATCTAATCAATGATAGTGTAAATGCTTTGCTGCCTATCGTGATTGATCATTTACATAATCTGGCACAATACTGGCGGACCTGA